The nucleotide window ggcccaagCAGAGAGATTTATATAATACTTAGTGACAGGTGGGGTactagaggactggaggatagcttgATGTTGTActgctgtttaagaaaagttctataaataaaccaggaaattataggttgatgaggctgacatcagtggtgggaaagttactggaaggtattccaagggactggttatatgagtatttggacaaACATGGGATAGTCAGCTTTTTGCATGGAAAGTAAGACATCTAACAATATCCaccatgggaggttggtcagaaaggtgcagtcacttggcattcaagacaaggtagtaaattggattagacattggcttttgtGGGGGAAGctgagagtggtagtaaatggttgcctctctgatgggagacctgttactagtggagtgccgcagggatcggtgctgggtccattgttgtttgtcatccatatcaaagatctggatgatagtgtgacTAACTGCATCAgctgatttgcagatgacaccaagactcgGGGTGTAGTAGATGGTGAGGAAGACTCtgggcttgcagcgggatctggactagctggaagactagatggaatttaatgcaaacaagtgcgaggtgttatACTTTGATGacaccaaccagagtaggtcttacacagtgaatgatagggcactgaggaatgtagtAGAAAGGGGTCtaggaatataggtccataattcattggaagtgatgtcacaggtaggtaaggtaataaagaaagcttttagcacattggccttcataaatcaaagtactgagtgcaggagttgggatgatacgttgaagttgtataagatgttggtgaggcccaattttgagtattgtgtctAGCTTTGGTCacttacttacaggaaagatgttattaaggttgaaagaaaatttacaatgttgccgggactggaaaACCTGAGtagtaaggaaagattgaatacattagaactttattccttggattgagggggaaatttgataaaggtataccaAATTGTGAGGAGTATAAGtaaggtgaatgcaagcaggctttttccactgagattgggtgggtcatgagttgaaggtgaaatgtttacggGGAACTTCTTCGCCCagcaggtggtgagagtgtggaacaagctgccagtacaagtggtgcacgtgagctcgattacaacatttaacagaagtttggatgggtacgtggatgggaggagaatgggggggCTATgctcaatgggattaggcagcttaaatggttcagcacagactagatgggccagaggacctgtttctgtgctctgcttTTCTGTTCTGTGTGCATGCATGTGAACGAGGTTTCAAGTGATTACCTGAAACGGAAAGTCAGTAGGTCAGTCTGATCATGGAGGAGCCGTGGAAGTGTGGGGACTATGGGATGGGATTCATTTACCCATCCCAACTAGAAATTCACCAGTGGGTGCACACCAAGGAGAAGCCGTTCATCTATTCCGTGTGGGGAAATTCATCCCACCTGTTAACACACCAACAAATTCACATCGAGGTGATGCTGTACGCCTGCACagagtgtgggaaaggattccCCAAGTCATCTAAGCTGAAGGCACATCACCAAGGTCACAGTAACAAGAAATCATACCATTGTTCTAATTGTGAAAAGAGCTTTAAAAGCTCTTGGTATCTGCGGACACATCAGCAAGTATGGAGCAGCCCGTGAGATGCACCCATTCACAGAGCCTCCTACGACATGAGCAGGTTCACACTGGGAGAAGGGCATACTCCTGTGCCAGGGGTGGGAAGGGATTCAACCAGTCATCTGACTTGCtgagacaccagcaagttcacactggagacAAGCCGTTCACATACTCCATGTGAGGGAAAAGATTAATTTGCTCTTCCAGTCCCCTGGTTCACGTTGGGAGAAGGCCATTCGTCATGTTAAGTGGGTGGGAAGGGATTCAATCAATTAGCCAGCCTTTTGATGCACAAACGACCCCACAGTGGGGAGCGACCATTCTGCTGCTCCGTGAGTAGAAAGACATTGATTTGTTTGTCTAACCTGTTGGTTCAACAGTGTCTTCACACCAGGGACGGCCTTCTCCTGCTCCGTGCGTGGGAAGGGATTGATTCAGTTCTCTAACTTTACAGACACACCAGAGAATTAATTCAGAGTTGACTGCAAAGTTAAGATGCTGCTGTGACGTTGATCATTCTGGGGTTTGATTCTTCTGCTGTTAAACTACAGAATATTTGTATGATTTATTAACTATAAATGTGTTAAATTGGCTTCTTTTAAATAATGTATTTATTTCTAGATTTTTGTGTTTCATGTAGGGTAAGATGAATGGAGTTGAATCCATCCGAGAACTGGGTTCCTTCAACTTGTTTAAGGTTACTTCTACAAGATCATCAAGCGTGGCATCATAGAAATTTCTGTAATCTCCCACAATCATTCAGGGCagatatttacaaaaaaaaattaaagggaaaAAGTCCTTTTCAGTGTCATACCCAGAATATTGATTCTAAATCGGCGATATGACATTctgttctgaactccagcaacaGTCTCAAAATAGTTTAGTgcagatacaagagactgcagattctggaatctggagcatcaaACTACCTACTAATGGAACTCACGGGGTTAAGGACCATCATGCCCTGATGTAGtggtttggcccaaaacattaacagtTCCTCCCCAACATATGCTGCCCACTGTGCTGACCTCCTCAGGCAGATTGTCCGTTGCATGGAAATAATTTTATATTGCCACTTTGCCAAGTATTTTCAACAAGTTGTATTCCTGAATCGGGCCAACCTGCAGCCGCCCAAACTCAAAATAAGCTCATGAAGCCTGCCCACACTCATTCCGTGTTTCAAATTCCAGTTTCCATCCAAAGCCTGCATTGCACATTCCAACGACAAAATATCCTTTTTGTGAaatacagaaagtgctggaggaactctgtaggtcaggtggcatccatggaggggattaaacagtaaatgtttcgggccatgaccctttatcaggactgggaagaatgGGAGCAGAATgagaagatggaggaaggggaggagtacaaactggcaggtaataggtgagaccagaaagggggatgctggtggggtgggtAAGGAGGGATAAAGTACAAAACTGGGAAGCGATAGGTAGGAAGAGGATGGAATCAAATGAagagagtagaccatggaagaaaggaaaggaggagaaccagagggaggtggtggacgGGTGAAAagtctcagttcctctgtctccactccAGATGTGGCATTGTATTCTAGAACATCTGTGATGCCCTCTTTTTTTTCAAAGAATGGTGATTCCCTTCACCTTCTTTTCACTTTGGCTTCcgtccccttccttcccagtcctgaaggatTTTtgtctgaaacgtcagctgtttattgctctccataCATGTTGCGTgatctgcttagttcctccagcactcttatgtgtgttactcaagt belongs to Mobula hypostoma chromosome 10, sMobHyp1.1, whole genome shotgun sequence and includes:
- the LOC134352494 gene encoding zinc finger protein 239-like, translated to MEEPWKCGDYGMGFIYPSQLEIHQWVHTKEKPFIYSVWGNSSHLLTHQQIHIEVMLYACTECGKGFPKSSKLKAHHQGHTSMEQPVRCTHSQSLLRHEQVHTGRRAYSCARGGKGFNQSSDLLRHQQVHTGDKPFTYSM